From a region of the Hemibagrus wyckioides isolate EC202008001 linkage group LG06, SWU_Hwy_1.0, whole genome shotgun sequence genome:
- the ncoa1 gene encoding nuclear receptor coactivator 1 isoform X2, translating to MSGSGESGLDPVPPETRKRKGSPCDTSGPSGEKWRRELESRYIDELAELLSANMGDLASLSVKPDKCHILKSMVEQIQQIKRREQEKVALMSPDDEVQKSDVSSSSQGMVEKEALGPLLLEALNGFFFVVNREGRIVFVSENVTNYLGYTQEELMTSSVYSILHVGDHNEFVRNLLPKSLVNGVPWPQEQGQRNSHTFNCRLLKRPPDEADAENQEARQQYEHMQCFTVSQPRAVQEEGDDLQSCLICIACRVPRVPPIHVSTESFITKQDPTGKIISIETSALRATGRPGWEDLVRKCIYAFFQPQGKEPSHAKKLLQEVMTHGSAVSPLYRFTLSDGTPLSAQTRCKFCCPPNPDVQPFIMGIHTIDRENNTASSQENTTHSLLSTAAAPACSPALQSSGEVSLHHNNANGGMSAPGATIPGRVAPPQQGSSLSPLGSPLTATPTSFMSPRPPRASPGLANSPRVSGHPFSPPTPGIHSPAGTLARQQSGGDGMPFSLPSPLARQTPTPSSSPARPPPAKPPELGHGDEPRSANPKLGQLLDATGGSTDHETSPASQSRLAPSGQCPASHSTLTERHKILHRLLQDSSPADGTNEPEIKKEPPASSPRSSLVLPPTLGNAKLQQQQQQQQQQQQQDHQLLRFLLDTDEKDLVDLPPPAVLSLDTVRVKAEKKLGDESGQCGATSPPAPQVTCSSKSSDKPSPFPGADLHPLNQVLPTLRPVGEKAVEEAGLPQQGGDGVPIGVSVKHEPPGTPSRVFPDGSSLQSQSPFDFCSPSTPTQAQGPGPVPGQVLGQTDPFQLPKDSSSPFSDPSSINMFNTNTGLAKLDVPESQQFQPMMAESMPFDGSLGNQTHAPLSSPQEQCVPCPLDEMLVPPTTLEAHNDEKVLFEQLLSFLSGTDESELVELDRALGIDKIVQSGCLDQITQRFAQPQPSTPVPYLSQFPTSPSQFPSDINTTQGMGFGGARASFPNSVGMTQIRPGMNRTPGMTAQIRLPPNQLRLQLQQRVQGPQQMQNRLAAMSQFPQGVPVAMGVRPGLQQPQMPSQPPLNAQMLAQRQRELYSFQHRQRQLLQQKVMMMRQGMNPGPMGAQRVPKGPQQPQQQPQQQQFGYPPGYNTVPGSTSTSPSHFSPMGTPLDPKLSARLPMANTQGMIGGMQGQFGAPVNAPVQQGLFQQFGGAGMVQQGDPSFPPELGPTSPLLSPQNPTSQSPLLQQTQPPPGYQSPDMKNWQGGVTNSLYNQSGQTSSQGFGQQGVYNNMSITVSMAGGSGAAGSLPPIGPPVAIGNNNLGSVSSLCNDQVQQVQVFADVQCTVNLVGSDSYLNQPGQVGHQKPQSSTSTSQSQQKSLLQQLLTE from the exons ATGAGTGGCTCAGGAGAGAGTGGCCTGGACCCCGTCCCCCCGGAGACACGCAAGAGGAAGGGCTCTCCTTGTGACACCTCTGGTCCCAG TGGGGAGAAGTGGCGCAGGGAGCTTGAGAGCCGCTACATCGATGAGTTGGCGGAGCTGCTGTCAGCCAACATGGGTGACCTCGCCAGCCTCAGCGTGAAACCTGACAAATGCCACATCCTGAAGAGCATGGTGGAGCAGATCCAGCAGATCAAGAGGCGGGAGCAGG AGAAAGTAGCTTTGATGTCCCCTGATGACGAGGTGCAGAAGAGTGATGTCTCCTCCAGCAGTCAGGGCATGGTGGAGAAGGAGGCTCTGGGGCCTCTCCTCCTCGAG gcCCTGAACGGCTTCTTCTTTGTGGTGAACCGTGAGGGACGAATTGTGTTTGTATCTGAGAACGTCACAAACTACCTAGGTTACACCCAGGAAGAGCTGATGACCTCCAGTGTCTACAGCATCCTGCACGTGGGTGACCACAACGAGTTTGTGCGCAACCTACTCCCCAAGAGCCTCG tcaaTGGGGTGCCATGGCCGCAGGAGCAGGGTCAGAGGAACAGTCACACGTTTAACTGCCGGCTCCTGAAGAGACCTCCAGACGAAGCAGATGCAGAAAACCAGGAGGCGCGACAGCAGTACGAGCACATGCAGTGTTTTACCGTCTCTCAGCCCCGAGCAGTGCAGGAGGAAGGAGATG acttgCAGAGCTGCCTGATATGCATAGCGTGCCGTGTGCCCCGAGTGCCACCCATTCACGTCAGTACAGAGTCCTTCATCACCAAGCAGGACCCCACAG GGAAGATCATCTCCATCGAGACGAGTGCTCTGAGAGCCACAGGCCGGCCAGGCTGGGAGGACCTGGTCAGGAAGTGCATCTACGCATTCTTCCAGCCGCAGGGCAAAGAACCCTCCCATGCCAAGAAGCTGCTACAAGAGG TGATGACCCATGGTTCGGCCGTCAGCCCTCTGTACCGTTTCACTCTCAGTGACGGAACGCCCCTCAGTGCACAGACTCGCTGCAAGTTCTGCTGCCCTCCCAACCCCGATGTACAGCCCTTCATCATGGGTATCCACACTATCGACAG GGAAAACAACACTGCTAGCTCTCAGGAAAACACTACCCATAGCCTCTTGTCCACAGCAGCTGCCCCGGCTTGCTCTCCTGCCCTGCAGTCCTCTGGTGAGGTCAGTCTGCACCACAACAACGCCAATGGAGGCATGTCTGCCCCTGGCGCCACCATCCCTGGCCGGGTCGCACCTCCTCAGCAGGGCAGTAGCCTGTCTCCACTGGGCAGCCCTCTCACAGCCACCCCTACCTCGTTCATGTCTCCTCGGCCTCCCCGAGCCAGCCCAGGCCTGGCGAACAGCCCTCGTGTCTCAGGCCATCCATTTTCACCCCCGACCCCTGGCATTCACTCTCCTGCTGGCACGTTGGCACGGCAGCAGTCCGGCGGTGATGGGatgcctttctctctcccttcccctCTGGCCAGGCAGACTCCCACACCCAGCAGCTCACCTGCACGTCCACCTCCGGCTAAGCCGCCTGAGCTGGGCCACGGCGACGAACCCAGAAGTGCTAACCCTAAACTCGGCCAGCTTCTGGATGCTACGGGAGGCTCCACAGACCATGAGACCTCACCTGCCTCTCAGAGTCGCTTGGCACCGTCCGGCCAGTGCCCGGCGTCTCACAGCACGCTGACGGAGCGCCACAAGATCCTGCACCGCCTGCTCCAGGACAGCAGCCCTGCCGACGGCACCAACGAGCCCGAGATCAAGAAGGAACCACCAGCCAGCAGCCCGAGATCCAGTCTGGTTCTGCCACCTACCCTGGGAAACGCCAAGctgcagcaacaacagcaacagcagcagcagcaacagcagcaggaCCACCAGCTGCTGCGCTTCTTGCTGGACACAGATGAGAAGGACCTGGTGGACCTGCCCCCTCCTGCAGTGTTGAGCCTGGACACAGTGCGCGTCAAAGCTGAGAAGAAACTAGGAGACGAAAGTGGGCAGTGTGGCGCTACTTCACCTCCTGCTCCACAAGTAACATGCTCGTCCAAATCCAGTGATAAGCCCAGTCCG tttCCCGGTGCTGATCTACATCCACTGAACCAGGTTCTGCCCACCCTCAGACCTGTGGGGGAGAAGGCGGTGGAGGAGGCAGGGTTGCCCCAGCAGGGTGGTGACGGCGTTCCCATCGGAGTGAGCGTGAAACACGAGCCGCCTGGAACACCGAGCCGAG tgttCCCTGATGGCTCTAGTCTCCAGAGTCAGTCTCCCTTTGACTTCTGCAGTCCCTCGACACCCACACAGGCTCAGGGTCCAGGTCCAGTTCCCGGTCAGGTACTGGGGCAGACTGACCCCTTTCAGCTACCCAAGGACAGCAGCAGCCCCTTCAGTGACCCCTCCAGCATCAACATGttcaacaccaacacag GCCTGGCAAAGCTGGATGTTCCTGAGTCGCAGCAGTTCCAGCCCATGATGGCTGAATCCATGCCGTTTGATGGCTCTCTGGGGAACCAGACTCATGCTCCTCTGTCCTCACCtcaaga GCAGTGTGTTCCGTGTCCCCTGGATGAGATGTTAGTCCCGCCCACCACTCTGGAAGCTCATAATGATGAGAAGGTCCTGTTTGAACAGCTCCTGTCTTTCCTGAGTGGCACAGATGAAAGTGAGCTTGTGGAGCTGGACCGAGCGCTGGGCATCGACAAGATAGTACAG agtggATGTCTGGATCAAATCACCCAGCGCTTTGCCCAGCCTCAGCCCTCCACCCCTGTGCCCTACCTGTCCCAGTTCCCCACCTCTCCTTCACAGTTCCCATCtgacataaacaccacacagggGATGGGTTTCGGGGGAGCACGCGCCTCCTTCCCCAACAGCGTGGGTATGACCCAGATCAGGCCCGGGATGAACCGGACACCAGGGATGACTGCTCAGATCCGTCTGCCTCCAAACCAGCTGAGACTGCAGCTACAGCAGCGTGTACAGGGGCCTCAGCAG ATGCAGAACAGGTTAGCGGCCATGAGCCAGTTTCCACAGGGGGTACCTGTTGCGATGGGGGTAAGACCAGGCCTGCAGCAGCCCCAGATGCCCTCgcag CCCCCACTCAATGCTCAGATGCTTGCTCAGAGGCAGAGGGAGCTCTACAGCTTCCAGCACCGCCAGAGGCAACTGCTGCAGCAGAAGGTCATGATGATGAGGCAGGGAATGAACCCCGGGCCCATGGGAGCCCAGCGTGTCCCCAAAGGCCCTCAGCAACCGCAGCAGCagccacagcagcagcagttcgGCTACCCTCCAGGTTACAACACTGTCCCTGGAAGCACCTCTACCTCCCCCAGCCACTTCAGCCCCATGGGCACACCGCTGGACCCCAAGCTGTCTGCCAGGCTGCCCATGGCTAACACCCAAGGCATGATAGGAGGCATGCAGGGGCAGTTTGGGGCACCGGTGAACGCTCCTGTTCAGCAGGGACTCTTTCAGCAGTTCGGGGGTGCAG GTATGGTCCAGCAAGGAGATCCATCATTCCCCCCTGAACTCGGTCCCACCAGCCCCTTGCTGTCACCACAGAACCCCACCTCCCAGAGTCCTCTGCTTCAACAGACTCAGCCCCCACCTGGCTACCAGTCACCTGACATGAAGAACTGGCAAGGAGGCGTGACTAACAG TCTGTATAACCAGTCTGGTCAGACCAGCTCGCAGGGTTTTGGCCAGCAAGGTGTCTACAACAACATGAGCATCACTGTCTCCATGGCCGGGGGCTCAGGAGCCGCGGGTTCACTACCTCCGATTGGACCACCGGTTGCCATCGGCAACAACAACCTTGGCAGTGTCAGCTCTCTGTGTAACGATCAG GTACAGCAGGTTCAAGTGTTTGCCGACGTCCAGTGCACGGTGAACCTAGTGGGCAGTGACTCCTACCTGAACCAGCCCGGGCAAGTCGGCCACCAGAAGCCCCAGAGCAGCACCAGCACTTCCCAGTCACAGCAGAAGAGCCTCTTACAGCAGCTCCTGACTGAGTga
- the ncoa1 gene encoding nuclear receptor coactivator 1 isoform X1: MSGSGESGLDPVPPETRKRKGSPCDTSGPSGEKWRRELESRYIDELAELLSANMGDLASLSVKPDKCHILKSMVEQIQQIKRREQEKVALMSPDDEVQKSDVSSSSQGMVEKEALGPLLLEALNGFFFVVNREGRIVFVSENVTNYLGYTQEELMTSSVYSILHVGDHNEFVRNLLPKSLVNGVPWPQEQGQRNSHTFNCRLLKRPPDEADAENQEARQQYEHMQCFTVSQPRAVQEEGDDLQSCLICIACRVPRVPPIHVSTESFITKQDPTGKIISIETSALRATGRPGWEDLVRKCIYAFFQPQGKEPSHAKKLLQEVMTHGSAVSPLYRFTLSDGTPLSAQTRCKFCCPPNPDVQPFIMGIHTIDRENNTASSQENTTHSLLSTAAAPACSPALQSSGEVSLHHNNANGGMSAPGATIPGRVAPPQQGSSLSPLGSPLTATPTSFMSPRPPRASPGLANSPRVSGHPFSPPTPGIHSPAGTLARQQSGGDGMPFSLPSPLARQTPTPSSSPARPPPAKPPELGHGDEPRSANPKLGQLLDATGGSTDHETSPASQSRLAPSGQCPASHSTLTERHKILHRLLQDSSPADGTNEPEIKKEPPASSPRSSLVLPPTLGNAKLQQQQQQQQQQQQQDHQLLRFLLDTDEKDLVDLPPPAVLSLDTVRVKAEKKLGDESGQCGATSPPAPQVTCSSKSSDKPSPQFPGADLHPLNQVLPTLRPVGEKAVEEAGLPQQGGDGVPIGVSVKHEPPGTPSRVFPDGSSLQSQSPFDFCSPSTPTQAQGPGPVPGQVLGQTDPFQLPKDSSSPFSDPSSINMFNTNTGLAKLDVPESQQFQPMMAESMPFDGSLGNQTHAPLSSPQEQCVPCPLDEMLVPPTTLEAHNDEKVLFEQLLSFLSGTDESELVELDRALGIDKIVQSGCLDQITQRFAQPQPSTPVPYLSQFPTSPSQFPSDINTTQGMGFGGARASFPNSVGMTQIRPGMNRTPGMTAQIRLPPNQLRLQLQQRVQGPQQMQNRLAAMSQFPQGVPVAMGVRPGLQQPQMPSQPPLNAQMLAQRQRELYSFQHRQRQLLQQKVMMMRQGMNPGPMGAQRVPKGPQQPQQQPQQQQFGYPPGYNTVPGSTSTSPSHFSPMGTPLDPKLSARLPMANTQGMIGGMQGQFGAPVNAPVQQGLFQQFGGAGMVQQGDPSFPPELGPTSPLLSPQNPTSQSPLLQQTQPPPGYQSPDMKNWQGGVTNSLYNQSGQTSSQGFGQQGVYNNMSITVSMAGGSGAAGSLPPIGPPVAIGNNNLGSVSSLCNDQVQQVQVFADVQCTVNLVGSDSYLNQPGQVGHQKPQSSTSTSQSQQKSLLQQLLTE; the protein is encoded by the exons ATGAGTGGCTCAGGAGAGAGTGGCCTGGACCCCGTCCCCCCGGAGACACGCAAGAGGAAGGGCTCTCCTTGTGACACCTCTGGTCCCAG TGGGGAGAAGTGGCGCAGGGAGCTTGAGAGCCGCTACATCGATGAGTTGGCGGAGCTGCTGTCAGCCAACATGGGTGACCTCGCCAGCCTCAGCGTGAAACCTGACAAATGCCACATCCTGAAGAGCATGGTGGAGCAGATCCAGCAGATCAAGAGGCGGGAGCAGG AGAAAGTAGCTTTGATGTCCCCTGATGACGAGGTGCAGAAGAGTGATGTCTCCTCCAGCAGTCAGGGCATGGTGGAGAAGGAGGCTCTGGGGCCTCTCCTCCTCGAG gcCCTGAACGGCTTCTTCTTTGTGGTGAACCGTGAGGGACGAATTGTGTTTGTATCTGAGAACGTCACAAACTACCTAGGTTACACCCAGGAAGAGCTGATGACCTCCAGTGTCTACAGCATCCTGCACGTGGGTGACCACAACGAGTTTGTGCGCAACCTACTCCCCAAGAGCCTCG tcaaTGGGGTGCCATGGCCGCAGGAGCAGGGTCAGAGGAACAGTCACACGTTTAACTGCCGGCTCCTGAAGAGACCTCCAGACGAAGCAGATGCAGAAAACCAGGAGGCGCGACAGCAGTACGAGCACATGCAGTGTTTTACCGTCTCTCAGCCCCGAGCAGTGCAGGAGGAAGGAGATG acttgCAGAGCTGCCTGATATGCATAGCGTGCCGTGTGCCCCGAGTGCCACCCATTCACGTCAGTACAGAGTCCTTCATCACCAAGCAGGACCCCACAG GGAAGATCATCTCCATCGAGACGAGTGCTCTGAGAGCCACAGGCCGGCCAGGCTGGGAGGACCTGGTCAGGAAGTGCATCTACGCATTCTTCCAGCCGCAGGGCAAAGAACCCTCCCATGCCAAGAAGCTGCTACAAGAGG TGATGACCCATGGTTCGGCCGTCAGCCCTCTGTACCGTTTCACTCTCAGTGACGGAACGCCCCTCAGTGCACAGACTCGCTGCAAGTTCTGCTGCCCTCCCAACCCCGATGTACAGCCCTTCATCATGGGTATCCACACTATCGACAG GGAAAACAACACTGCTAGCTCTCAGGAAAACACTACCCATAGCCTCTTGTCCACAGCAGCTGCCCCGGCTTGCTCTCCTGCCCTGCAGTCCTCTGGTGAGGTCAGTCTGCACCACAACAACGCCAATGGAGGCATGTCTGCCCCTGGCGCCACCATCCCTGGCCGGGTCGCACCTCCTCAGCAGGGCAGTAGCCTGTCTCCACTGGGCAGCCCTCTCACAGCCACCCCTACCTCGTTCATGTCTCCTCGGCCTCCCCGAGCCAGCCCAGGCCTGGCGAACAGCCCTCGTGTCTCAGGCCATCCATTTTCACCCCCGACCCCTGGCATTCACTCTCCTGCTGGCACGTTGGCACGGCAGCAGTCCGGCGGTGATGGGatgcctttctctctcccttcccctCTGGCCAGGCAGACTCCCACACCCAGCAGCTCACCTGCACGTCCACCTCCGGCTAAGCCGCCTGAGCTGGGCCACGGCGACGAACCCAGAAGTGCTAACCCTAAACTCGGCCAGCTTCTGGATGCTACGGGAGGCTCCACAGACCATGAGACCTCACCTGCCTCTCAGAGTCGCTTGGCACCGTCCGGCCAGTGCCCGGCGTCTCACAGCACGCTGACGGAGCGCCACAAGATCCTGCACCGCCTGCTCCAGGACAGCAGCCCTGCCGACGGCACCAACGAGCCCGAGATCAAGAAGGAACCACCAGCCAGCAGCCCGAGATCCAGTCTGGTTCTGCCACCTACCCTGGGAAACGCCAAGctgcagcaacaacagcaacagcagcagcagcaacagcagcaggaCCACCAGCTGCTGCGCTTCTTGCTGGACACAGATGAGAAGGACCTGGTGGACCTGCCCCCTCCTGCAGTGTTGAGCCTGGACACAGTGCGCGTCAAAGCTGAGAAGAAACTAGGAGACGAAAGTGGGCAGTGTGGCGCTACTTCACCTCCTGCTCCACAAGTAACATGCTCGTCCAAATCCAGTGATAAGCCCAGTCCG cagtttCCCGGTGCTGATCTACATCCACTGAACCAGGTTCTGCCCACCCTCAGACCTGTGGGGGAGAAGGCGGTGGAGGAGGCAGGGTTGCCCCAGCAGGGTGGTGACGGCGTTCCCATCGGAGTGAGCGTGAAACACGAGCCGCCTGGAACACCGAGCCGAG tgttCCCTGATGGCTCTAGTCTCCAGAGTCAGTCTCCCTTTGACTTCTGCAGTCCCTCGACACCCACACAGGCTCAGGGTCCAGGTCCAGTTCCCGGTCAGGTACTGGGGCAGACTGACCCCTTTCAGCTACCCAAGGACAGCAGCAGCCCCTTCAGTGACCCCTCCAGCATCAACATGttcaacaccaacacag GCCTGGCAAAGCTGGATGTTCCTGAGTCGCAGCAGTTCCAGCCCATGATGGCTGAATCCATGCCGTTTGATGGCTCTCTGGGGAACCAGACTCATGCTCCTCTGTCCTCACCtcaaga GCAGTGTGTTCCGTGTCCCCTGGATGAGATGTTAGTCCCGCCCACCACTCTGGAAGCTCATAATGATGAGAAGGTCCTGTTTGAACAGCTCCTGTCTTTCCTGAGTGGCACAGATGAAAGTGAGCTTGTGGAGCTGGACCGAGCGCTGGGCATCGACAAGATAGTACAG agtggATGTCTGGATCAAATCACCCAGCGCTTTGCCCAGCCTCAGCCCTCCACCCCTGTGCCCTACCTGTCCCAGTTCCCCACCTCTCCTTCACAGTTCCCATCtgacataaacaccacacagggGATGGGTTTCGGGGGAGCACGCGCCTCCTTCCCCAACAGCGTGGGTATGACCCAGATCAGGCCCGGGATGAACCGGACACCAGGGATGACTGCTCAGATCCGTCTGCCTCCAAACCAGCTGAGACTGCAGCTACAGCAGCGTGTACAGGGGCCTCAGCAG ATGCAGAACAGGTTAGCGGCCATGAGCCAGTTTCCACAGGGGGTACCTGTTGCGATGGGGGTAAGACCAGGCCTGCAGCAGCCCCAGATGCCCTCgcag CCCCCACTCAATGCTCAGATGCTTGCTCAGAGGCAGAGGGAGCTCTACAGCTTCCAGCACCGCCAGAGGCAACTGCTGCAGCAGAAGGTCATGATGATGAGGCAGGGAATGAACCCCGGGCCCATGGGAGCCCAGCGTGTCCCCAAAGGCCCTCAGCAACCGCAGCAGCagccacagcagcagcagttcgGCTACCCTCCAGGTTACAACACTGTCCCTGGAAGCACCTCTACCTCCCCCAGCCACTTCAGCCCCATGGGCACACCGCTGGACCCCAAGCTGTCTGCCAGGCTGCCCATGGCTAACACCCAAGGCATGATAGGAGGCATGCAGGGGCAGTTTGGGGCACCGGTGAACGCTCCTGTTCAGCAGGGACTCTTTCAGCAGTTCGGGGGTGCAG GTATGGTCCAGCAAGGAGATCCATCATTCCCCCCTGAACTCGGTCCCACCAGCCCCTTGCTGTCACCACAGAACCCCACCTCCCAGAGTCCTCTGCTTCAACAGACTCAGCCCCCACCTGGCTACCAGTCACCTGACATGAAGAACTGGCAAGGAGGCGTGACTAACAG TCTGTATAACCAGTCTGGTCAGACCAGCTCGCAGGGTTTTGGCCAGCAAGGTGTCTACAACAACATGAGCATCACTGTCTCCATGGCCGGGGGCTCAGGAGCCGCGGGTTCACTACCTCCGATTGGACCACCGGTTGCCATCGGCAACAACAACCTTGGCAGTGTCAGCTCTCTGTGTAACGATCAG GTACAGCAGGTTCAAGTGTTTGCCGACGTCCAGTGCACGGTGAACCTAGTGGGCAGTGACTCCTACCTGAACCAGCCCGGGCAAGTCGGCCACCAGAAGCCCCAGAGCAGCACCAGCACTTCCCAGTCACAGCAGAAGAGCCTCTTACAGCAGCTCCTGACTGAGTga